GAGGCCATCCTTCAGTGCCTTAGTCTCCCTTAAGTTAATTACTCTCATTTATTCAAATAGCAAATCCCTATATCAAAATAGAGCTGGTTCAACTCTGCAAAGGAAAGGCATAAACAAAGGCCACCTTCAATCTTGCAGAGCAGTAGTGATAAAAGTCTTGGCATCATCCAAAGATTTGACAAAATAACAGGTTGTAATGCGATACAAGACGGGCTCCTTAATGCTTTGACCTTTGGTCCTCCGAACATAACAAGTCTAAGACAAGTTAGCAAAGCCAATGTACAAAGTTCAGTTGCCTATTTCGGACAAATGTGCTGACAAAGTGACAACTTCTAAACTACTGTTAAATCGCAACATCGATCGTGCCACCTAGTCCGGTCGAATGGCCACATCCACTTTGACTTCAGATCATGCTCTGGATCTCAGAATACCGAGTGACCACTTATCCGAAATGAAACGTGAGCTGCTCCACGAAAACAACGTCGAGCAAGCGAAAAAGACAGTAACGAAGGAAGGTGACACATTAACATTTGTCGGGTGACTGGCAGGGGATTATTCGCATATTTCTGCGCAAAGCTGACAAGTTGTCATTGagttataaaaacacaaactagtGCAAAGCTAAAGAAGCTAACGAGCTCGGAAGCTAACTGCCAACCAGCCAAGAGGAGATTTGCTAACCAGGCTGTGATTGAGCTAAAAGACAACACAGAGCAAACAACCATGCCCCCTTTTGCAGCCACTAAACTGTCAAATTAAATACGTATTTACTAGAATACTTACAAAGCAGCCTGGCAAACAACCTGCTATGAGACATCTTCGGTCATTCGCCAATGACACTTGAACCAGAGGGCCTGCCACACATTTTATAGTTGACTACTAATATCCTTATGAAATATATAGCCCGTTTTAGAATTAACTTCTAAATATTTCCTAGGTTCAGATTGAAAACTCATATTTCTCAATGCCTTTATGGCGGattaattgtgtttttctgctaCAGTATGATATAAATAACGATAGACACTTGAATTATATCAGGCGAAATAGTTGAACGCTTCTACTTGCATTGATTTCTGGATACTGTAGTTTTCTACGAGATGCATTCCCAAAATAGTTTCAGCACTAGAGGGCGCATCAATAACATTGATTCGCTTTTTAGTAACTGTCACCTTGACTGTGTTTAACTAATAATAGTTAGTTAAAAACTGGAAATTAACTTTTGGCAtctatatttacaaaaaaacacataaatagGCAAATAGATGggtaaataataaagaaatgtcTAATGAAATGCGCAGCACTGTCGAGTTGACCccttatatattattttttaataaacgTATTAGCGAGAATAATTATGTAGAATGTTGAACCATAgctatcatttatttaaaaatcttTACGTCTGTAAAATCCAAAATATACGAGGAGCACTGAAGTAGGCAGAGATCGGCAGATTCACGCTGAATTCAAGTTGTCCAATCAGGAACCACCAACTCTGCCGACGCTGATTGGGTCACGCTCTCTAGAGTCATGGGCAGCTGCTACGTGGATTCGCGAAAATATTAACGCACTTCCGTGAGCTGTTTCCCAAGTCTTACGTTGATTATCTACGTACCGGTTGCAAGCTGCGCTCAAAAATGAACGCAGTGACATGAGAGGAACTACCGCAAAACTTGCTACACTTAGTAATTCGACATGGTTTTAGAAAGTATTTCGCGAGTAATAAAAGTTCAGCTTCCAGCGTACCTTAAGAAGCTTCCTCTTCCTGAAACGATCGGCGGATTTGCAAGATTAACAGGTAATGAGCCGCAGCTGCGTCGCTATTCTTACTGTCCTGCGAAGATGTCTTAAAAGCCCATCGGGGACACTTTCAGGGGATACCATTAGCTCTTTAGCTAGCTTGCAAACGAAaacgcagtaaaaaaaaaaaaaaaagttctactGTGGAGGTGGACGTGTCAACAGATAAATCAAGAGATGTTCAAAAATCTGTCAGAttagatcaaataaaatgataGGTAATGGACAGTCTCAAAACAAAGGCTACTCCAAGGTCAGTGTTCAGAACCTTTTACTCATTTTTAGATCCTAAAATGGTCTGAGGGTTTCCTCCCCTAGTTCAGTCCAATGGACTTTGTTTCTTTTGCATTTAAAGATGTCACTCTGGGCTTTGAGAAATGGTGATAGATGTTTTATTTGTGACTTCCACGCCTGAGGGTTAAGGTGACAAATTGCCACATTAATGGATAATGGAGGATATTTGTTGCTGATCTCCTAAAGTTAAGCTTTGAATGATATTCTCGAAGCTCACGTGGACTGCAGTTTATCCTAAAGCAAACTCGTACCCAGATCAGTACAAAATATACGATTAAAGGATTTGTGAGGAAGACATTGACATCTGCTGGCTCcagatttttgttttggatCCGCACCGAATTGCATCCACTCATAGATATACTGTAAACCGCCCGGACATTTGACTGGCACTGTTTACACTCTTCCTACTTTTGGCTGCAACTGCTACACAGTTTCCTGCTGTAGGATAAATAACCTAAAATAGcctaaaaaaaacctgaaaagtAGAAGACCTGAGCTAGTCCAACATCACTGAAAATACTTTGGCGACAGCCGTTATTAGCGCTGCTTGATAAAACTTGTGAAAGTCTCGACATTATTTTCTACATATTGTGATTCCTGTCAGTCAGTTCTGTCACTCACCGATGATTAGAAGATGAAAGGTTTGTTAAAAGCATCTACAAATGAGCTATAATTCCATAAACAGATTGAGAGTTTACGATTGTGCCATTAGGCACCAAAGTCCTTTCACTGAAATGATTATAATTGACATAGTTATTATGTCAGTGAGAGTTATTCTTACTATACAGCGTATAAGTTATTGTCAATAGCACAATTAGATAACTGTTGTTAATCCTCGCTGTGCTTCACTTTGTCCGTCCTCTCCATGTATGGTGGATAGAaggattgtttttttccaaaagGACTTTACTGGGATCTCAAAGGCATTTCCTGTCATGGCTGCTTGTGTGAGACGATACTCCTCTGAGATCGAGTGCAGCGATAAAGTCGAAATACACACGAGAGACGTCAGACTCCTCCAACTGGTGCAGCAGGTTCTTTGTTCTGACCTGTAGTCGCCTCGGGAAGAAATTAGAACTACCGGTACTGTAGTCGGGAGTAGCagaattaaaaacagcagcagtaCCATTTGAAGCTCTTTTCTGTACGTGCACAATGGCGACCAACCATTGATCCGGGGCGTGCACAGGAAACCCTTTCAGATGGTACGGTATATACATTACATATCCTATATACGTGGATTATATGGCCTGTTTGGGGAGTCAACCAGAATTGATTTGTCTTATTTTACACCATTTATAAACTCTGAACTGGTTGTGGTGCTTTCAGATCTGAGTCTCCCACAATGCTAATCCTTTTCCTAATTGGAAGTTTAGGCTTTGCAAATTCAACAAGAGCTGCGAATAATGTTAACTTTGTTTAGTAAATGCATCAGTTCTGTTCTGGAATAGGATTTTGACAATAAATTATCCATAAATGGAGAACTAAACACAACACTTGATGTATGCAAACAGTTTATGAGTTCATAACCTACAGATACACAGAACGGCTTTAAGGGAATGTAAATATTCACATTAGCAGACCTGGAAGCTCCTCAGGAAATGACTGAAGTGAGTAAAAGAGATTCAGAATAGCAGCTCTGCACCCGACAAATCGACTGATTGTTCAAGCTTTGATTTAAAGCATCAGATTTTAGACCTCCTCTTGCTATAAATAGGACCAATATTCACATAAATAATGAACCTGTAAGTGTAATAATTGTgttataatgtgtgtgtgtagtgtctGAGTGGCTCCGGCTGTTGCCTCTCCTGGGTATCCTGGCGTTGCTGGGCTATCTGACCATTCGGCCATTCCTGCCTAAGAGGAAGAAGCAAAAAGACAGCCTGATCAACCTGAAGATCCAGAAGGAGAACCCTAAAGTGGTCAATGAGATAGACATTGAGGACCTGCACAGCGCGAATGTTTGTTACTGTCGCTGCTGGCGCTCCAAAACTGTAAGttaattgtttcatttcagatcTTGTCTGTATCCATGGTGATATCGCAGctcacttgtttttattattattattaataaagtaaatgtagttattcttttaaatgtgtgaatgtatgGAAGTGTATGTTTGTGTCTCGCTGATGGCTAATATTAAGATGTTTCCTGTTTTAGTTTCCTGTTTGTGACAAGTCGCACTTAAAGCACAATGAGCTAACTGGAGACAACGTGGGACCGCTCATCCTCAAAAAGAAGATACTGTAATCAGCCAGTGATGGGCGTTTCCGTTCACCTCccaatcttttattttttcctttcttgaCAGTTTCTGGCTAAGTATATGTTTTTctacttttacatttctttgCCTTATGTCATGTTATTGTTGGTCAAAAGCGTTGACTCAATTTCAAGTGGTCCTAAAACACCTAAAAACAAAGGACCCTGTCTGGTTGCATCAAATTTTAGGTGGTTAAGAAAGTTGAGGTTGTTTTTCTCATGGCCAATTTTTCATCCGGCTCTTTTGATGGTTAACAATAACAGcgattaaatacaattaaagtTCCTCATTGGGACCACTTTGATGGGAAAACTTGAAATGTAATTGCAGTGACTTTATAACCAAGTAATCTGACCTGATAAATGGAAATTCAATTCTTAACCTGTTCATAGTTGCCACCCCATCAGGATGTGAAACATTCTTGTGTTTATAGGTTGCTATCCATATTATTCACATCTTCACTTGAATTTCTAGCGTCTAGAACGTATACCAGTTGTATGAGACTTCCCATAAAGTCTCTCATTTACTATTAGTTTTATACATAAATGGCCTTTTG
The DNA window shown above is from Brachionichthys hirsutus isolate HB-005 unplaced genomic scaffold, CSIRO-AGI_Bhir_v1 contig_247, whole genome shotgun sequence and carries:
- the LOC137912795 gene encoding CDGSH iron-sulfur domain-containing protein 2A: MVLESISRVIKVQLPAYLKKLPLPETIGGFARLTVSEWLRLLPLLGILALLGYLTIRPFLPKRKKQKDSLINLKIQKENPKVVNEIDIEDLHSANVCYCRCWRSKTFPVCDKSHLKHNELTGDNVGPLILKKKIL